In the Mastomys coucha isolate ucsf_1 unplaced genomic scaffold, UCSF_Mcou_1 pScaffold18, whole genome shotgun sequence genome, one interval contains:
- the Alad gene encoding delta-aminolevulinic acid dehydratase, producing MHHQSVLHSGYFHPLLRSWQTASSTISASNLIYPIFVTDVPDDVQPIASLPGVARYGVNQLEEMLSPLVEAGLRCVLIFGVPSRVPKDEQGSAADSEDSPTIEAVRLLRKTFPTLLVACDVCLCPYTSHGHCGLLSENGAFLPEESRQRLAEVALAYAKAGCQVVAPSDMMDGRVEAIKAALLKHGLGNRVSVMSYSAKFASCFYGPFRDAAQSSPAFGDRRCYQLPPGARGLALRAVARDIQEGADMVMVKPGLPYLDMVREVKDKHPELPLAVYQVSGEFAMLWHGAQAGAFDLRTAVLEAMTAFRRAGADIIITYFAPQLLKWLKEE from the exons ATGCATCACCAGTCCGTTCTGCACAGTGGCTACTTTCACCCACTGCTTCGGAGCTGGCAGACCGCCTCCTCCACCATCAGTGCCTCCAACCTCATCTATCCCATCTTTGTCAC GGATGTTCCTGATGATGTCCAGCCTATCGCCAGCCTCCCGGGAGTGGCCAG gtaTGGCGTAAACCAGCTAGAGGAGATGCTGAGCCCTCTGGTGGAAGCTGGCCTGCGCTGTGTCCTGATCTTTGGCGTCCCCAGCAGAGTTCCCAAG gATGAACAGGGCTCTGCAGCTGACTCAGAGGACTCCCCGACTATTGAGGCTGTCCGTCTGCTGAGGAAGACCTTCCCTACCCTCCTAGTGGCCTGTGACGTCTGCTTGTGCCCCTACACCTCCCATGGCCACTGTG GCCTCCTGAGTGAAAATGGAGCATTCCTACCAGAGGAAAGCCGACAGCGGTTGGCAGAGGTGGCACTGGCCTATGCCAAGGCAG gCTGTCAGGTTGTAGCTCCATCAGACATGATGGACGGACGAGTTGAGGCCATCAAGGCTGCCCTGCTAAAACATGGACTTGGCAACAGG GTCTCTGTGATGAGCTATAGTGCCAAATTTGCCTCCTGTTTCTATGGTCCTTTCCG GGATGCAGCTCAGTCAAGCCCAGCTTTTGGAGACCGACGCTGTTATCAGCTGCCTCCTGGAGCCCGTGGCCTGGCCCTCCGAGCAGTG GCCCGAGACATTCAAGAAGGAGCTGACATGGTCATGGTGAAGCCGGGATTGCCCTACCTGGATATGGTGCGAGAGGTAAAGGACAAG CACCCCGAGCTCCCCCTCGCAGTATACCAGGTGTCTGGAGAGTTTGCCATGTTGTGGCACGGAGCCCAGGCTGGGGCCTTTGATCTCAGGACTGCTGTACTGGAGGCCATGACGGCCTTCCGCAGAGCTG GTGCTGACATTATCATCACCTACTTTGCACCCCAGCTGTTGAAGTGGCTGAAGGAAGAGTGA
- the Hdhd3 gene encoding haloacid dehalogenase-like hydrolase domain-containing protein 3, which translates to MAHRLQLRLLTWDVKDTLIKLRRPVGEEYASKARAHGVVVEDTAVEQAFRQAYRAQSHNFPNYGLSRGLTSRQWWMDVVLHTFRLAGVPDHQAMTLVANQLYEDFSSPFTWQVLEGAETALKGCRKRGLKLAVVSNFDRRLEDILTGLGLREHFDLVLTSEAVGCPKPDPRIFREALQLACVEPAAAAHVGDSYLCDYQGSQAVGMHSFLVVGPEPLDSSVRESVPKQHILPSLSHLLPALDLLEASSPMS; encoded by the coding sequence ATGGCACACCGGCTGCAGTTGCGTCTGCTGACGTGGGATGTGAAGGATACCCTGATCAAGCTCCGCCGCCCTGTTGGGGAAGAATATGCCAGCAAGGCCCGGGCCCATGGAGTGGTGGTGGAAGACACAGCCGTGGAACAAGCCTTCAGGCAGGCATACAGGGCTCAGAGCCACAACTTTCCCAACTATGGCCTGAGCCGTGGCCTTACTTCCCGACAATGGTGGATGGACGTGGTCCTGCACACCTTCCGCCTAGCAGGGGTCCCAGATCACCAGGCCATGACTCTAGTTGCTAACCAGCTATATGAAGACTTCAGCAGCCCTTTCACCTGGCAGGTGTTGGAGGGGGCTGAGACAGCCCTGAAGGGATGCCGTAAACGGGGTCTGAAGCTGGCAGTGGTCTCCAACTTTGACCGACGACTAGAGGATATCCTAACAGGCCTTGGCCTTCGAGAACATTTTGACTTAGTTTTGACGTCTGAGGCTGTGGGCTGTCCTAAACCGGACCCACGGATTTTCCGTGAGGCTTTGCAGCTCGCTTGTGTAGAACCTGCGGCGGCAGCTCATGTTGGGGATAGTTACCTCTGTGATTACCAGGGGTCTCAGGCTGTGGGCATGCACAGCTTCCTGGTAGTAGGCCCAGAGCCTCTGGACTCCTCAGTCAGAGAGTCTGTACCTAAACAACATATTCTACCTTCACTATCCCATCTCCTGCCTGCCCTTGACCTTCTGGAGGCCTCAAGCCCTATGTCCTGA
- the Pole3 gene encoding DNA polymerase epsilon subunit 3, translating into MAERPEDLNLPNAVITRIIKEALPDGVNISKEARSAISRAASVFVLYATSCANNFAMKGKRKTLNASDVLSAMEEMEFQRFITPLKEALEAYRREQKGKKEASEQKKKDKDKRDSEEQDKSREEEDEDEERLDEEEQNEEEEIDN; encoded by the exons ATGGCGGAGAGGCCCGAGGACCTAAATCTGCCCAACGCCGTCATTACCAGGATCATCAAGGAGGCG CTCCCGGACGGTGTCAACATCTCCAAGGAGGCCCGAAGCGCCATCTCCCGCGCCGCCAGTGTCTTCGTTTTGTATGCCACATCCTG TGCCAATAACTTCGCCATGAAAGGAAAGCGCAAGACTCTTAATGCCAGTGATGTGCTGTCAGCCATGGAAGAGATGGAGTTCCAGCGGTTCATAACACCATTGAAAGAAGCTCTAGAAG CATACAGGCGGGAGCAGAAAGGCAAGAAGGAAGCTTcagagcaaaagaagaaagacaaagacaaaagagaTTCTGAAGAGCAAGacaaaagcagagaggaagaggatgaagatgaagaaagactGGATGAGGAAGAACAGAACGAAGAGGAGGAAATAGACAACTGa